CTCGACGGCCTCGCGGGCCTGCCCGCCGACGAGCGGACCCGGGCCCTGCTGCACGGCTCGCTCTGGGGCAACCGGGCGGACCTCGGCTTCCGCCTCTCCGAGGGCGGCACCGGCACCGGGGAGCAGGTGGAGGCCCTCGTGTGCGACGACAGCGACGCCCTGTGGTCCCTGCTCCCGCCCTCCGAAGGACCGGGCACGGCGGGACCGAGCACTCTGTGCCTCGTCGCCGACAACGCGGGCCGCGAACTCGTCCCCGACCTGCTCCTCGTCTCCCACCTGCTCGCCGAGGGCCGTGTCGACCGGGCCGTCCTGCACGTCAAGCCGCACCCGTACTACGTCTCCGACGCGACGCCCACCGACGTGCTCGACGCGCTGCGGCGGCTGGTGGCGGCGGGCGGCGCGGCCGAGGAGTACGGGCGGCGGCTGTGGACCGCGCTGCGGGACGGGCACGTCACCGTCCGCGCCCACCCGTTCTCCTGCGCCCCGCTGCCGTACGCCGACATGCCCGACGACCTGCGCGCGGAGTTCGCCGCGGCCACCGTCACCGTCCTCAAGGGCGACCTGAACTACCGCCGCCTGGTGGGCGACCGGTGGTGGCCGCCGACCACGCCCTTCGCGGACGTCACCGCGTACTTCCCGGGTCCGGTCGCCGCCCTGCGCACCCTCAAGTCCGATGTGATCACCGGCCTGTCGGAGAAGACCGAGGCGGCGCTGGAGTCCGGCGGGGAGCGGCGCTGGCGGACCGGCGGGACGCACGCCCTGATCCAGGTCAGGACCTGAGCGCGAAGTTCCCGCGTTCCGCGCTCTTTCACGCGATGGTGTGATCATGTGCCGCCGGGCGGATGCGCCCTCGGAGCCCTGGGTAGGGCCGGGCCATGACGCAACAGCCCTTCGAACTCCCGCACTTCTACCTGCCACACCCCGCGCGGCTCAACCCGCACCTCGACGAGGCCCGCGCCCACTCGACGGCCTGGGCGCGCGAGATGGGCATGCTGGAGGGCTCCGAGGTCTGGGAGCAGTCAGACCTCGACGCACACGACTACGGACTGCTCTGCGCCTACACCCACCCCGACTGCGACGGGCCGACGCTCTCCCTGATCACCGACTGGTACGTGTGGGTCTTCTTCTTCGACGACCACTTCCTGGAGCGGTTCAAGCGCACCCAGGACCGCGTCGGCGGCAAGGCCCACCTGGACCGGCTGCCGCTGTTCATGCCGCTCGACCTCACCACCGGGATGCCCGAGCCGGAGAACCCGGTCGAGGCAGGTCTCGCCGACCTCTGGACCCGCACGGTGCCCGCGATGTCGGCCGACTGGCGCCGCCGCTTCGCCGTCGCGACCGAGCACCTGCTCAATGAGTCCCTGTGGGAGCTGTCCAACATCAACGAGGGGCGGATCGCCAACCCCGTCGAGTACATCGAGATGCGCCGCAAGGTCGGCGGCGCCCCCTGGTCGGCGGGGCTCGTGGAGTACGCGACCGCCGAGGTGCCCGCGGCCGTCGCCGGGTCCCGGCCGCTCCGGGTGCTGATGGAGACGTTCTCCGACGGCGTGCACCTGCGCAACGACCTCTTCTCCTACCAGCGCGAGGTCGAGGACGAGGGCGAGCTGAGCAACGGGGTGCTGGTCCTGGAGACCTTCTTCGGCTGCACCACCCAGGAGGCCGCCGAACTGGTCAACGACGTCCTCACGTCCCGCCTGCACCAGTTCGAGCACACCGCCTTCACCGAAGTGCCCGCGGTGGCCCTGGAGAACGGACTCGCCCCGCCCGAGGTCGCCGCCGTCGGGGCCTACGCCAAGGGCCTCCAGGACTGGCAGTCCGGCGGCCACGAATGGCACATGCGCTCCAGCCGGTACATGAACAAGGGGGCCAGGCCCGCCGCCGGCTGGCAGGCGCTCACCGGACCCGGCACCTCAGCCGCGGACGTCGGCGCGCTGCTCGCCGCCGCGGTCGCCCAGCGGGCCCGCCCCTACACGTACGTCCCCTTCCAGAAGGTCGGCCCGTCGGTCATCCCCGACATCCGCATGCCGTACCCGCTGGAGCTGAGCCCCGCCCTGGAGGGCTCCCGGCGGCATCTGCTCGCGTGGTCGCACCGGATGGGCATCCTCGGCGAGGGCGTGTGGGACGAGGACAAGCTCGCGAGCTGCGACCTCCCCCTGTGCGCCGCCGGTCTCGACCCGGACGCCACCCAGGACCAGCTCGACCTGGCCTCCGACTGGCTGGCCTTCGGGACCTACGGCGACGACTACTACCCGCTCGTCTACGGACACCGCCGCGACCTGGCCGCCGCCCGGCTGACCACGGCCCGGCTCTCGGCCTGCATGCCGCT
The Streptomyces sp. NBC_01723 genome window above contains:
- a CDS encoding damage-control phosphatase ARMT1 family protein, whose translation is MPDTPSAPAPVILGDEPGSFPHGVLADRHPAVVRQVRDAFPYGPERLRALDALLASCADGVIEPLPADADPRDRDRWARWGLDAYAGRSWYDVPWLWAESHFYRRLLDAVGYFAPGTWQGVDPFRPAKLAELDDPATDEELAALDGLAGLPADERTRALLHGSLWGNRADLGFRLSEGGTGTGEQVEALVCDDSDALWSLLPPSEGPGTAGPSTLCLVADNAGRELVPDLLLVSHLLAEGRVDRAVLHVKPHPYYVSDATPTDVLDALRRLVAAGGAAEEYGRRLWTALRDGHVTVRAHPFSCAPLPYADMPDDLRAEFAAATVTVLKGDLNYRRLVGDRWWPPTTPFADVTAYFPGPVAALRTLKSDVITGLSEKTEAALESGGERRWRTGGTHALIQVRT
- the cyc2 gene encoding germacradienol/geosmin synthase Cyc2 is translated as MTQQPFELPHFYLPHPARLNPHLDEARAHSTAWAREMGMLEGSEVWEQSDLDAHDYGLLCAYTHPDCDGPTLSLITDWYVWVFFFDDHFLERFKRTQDRVGGKAHLDRLPLFMPLDLTTGMPEPENPVEAGLADLWTRTVPAMSADWRRRFAVATEHLLNESLWELSNINEGRIANPVEYIEMRRKVGGAPWSAGLVEYATAEVPAAVAGSRPLRVLMETFSDGVHLRNDLFSYQREVEDEGELSNGVLVLETFFGCTTQEAAELVNDVLTSRLHQFEHTAFTEVPAVALENGLAPPEVAAVGAYAKGLQDWQSGGHEWHMRSSRYMNKGARPAAGWQALTGPGTSAADVGALLAAAVAQRARPYTYVPFQKVGPSVIPDIRMPYPLELSPALEGSRRHLLAWSHRMGILGEGVWDEDKLASCDLPLCAAGLDPDATQDQLDLASDWLAFGTYGDDYYPLVYGHRRDLAAARLTTARLSACMPLDGEPVPPPGNAMERSLIDLWARTTAGMTPDERRPLKAAVDKMTEAWLWELANQIQNRVPDPVDYLEMRRATFGSDLTLGLCRAGHGPAVPPEVYRSGPVRSLENAAIDYACLLNDVFSYQKEIEYEGEVHNAVLVVQNFFGVDYPAALRVVQDLMNQRMRQFEHVVAHELPVVYDDFQLSDEARDVMRGYVTDLQNWMAGILNWHRSVPRYKAEYLAGRTHGFLPDRIPAPPLPSPVPRGTLVSMP